A single region of the Podospora pseudopauciseta strain CBS 411.78 chromosome 1, whole genome shotgun sequence genome encodes:
- the NUG1 gene encoding nuclear GTP-binding protein nug1 (EggNog:ENOG503NYZI; COG:S), giving the protein MAGSITKPKKPKSKRTPVRLRHKIQKASAAKQRKAKKEAKKNPQWKSKLKKDPGIPNLFPYKEKLLNQIEEDRIRKAEEQKRRKEMLKAAKAAGSEESKDENRMDDDGEFEGLEEDSMMVDEDDDDSEGDDSNPLAALIRSARKAAEQYDKELESGDDDEMDDDEDDSSNDEESGAIEVPGGASSRKAFDKVFKQVVDQADVVLYVLDARDPEGTRSRDVEKAVMAAASGGKRLIFILNKVDLIPPPVLRAWLAHLRRFFPTLPLRASNPAPNAHVFNHRDITVQSTSSALFKALKSYAASRNLKRAISVGVIGYPNVGKSSVINALLSRLGGRNNRAPCPAGAEAGVTTSIRAVKIDQKLTLLDSPGIVFPSTGSISSFTPKNPTEAHAHLVLLNAVPPKQIDDPVPAVTLLLKRLSAQPELLEKMIQLYDLPPLLINSESGDSTTDFLVQVARKRGRLGRGGVPNIQAAAMTVVTDWRDGRIQGWSAVPPAVQTGAPAASAKGPAKIANEEVGADQKKIVTEWAQEFNLEGLWASMEAGAEEGGNEVEME; this is encoded by the exons ATGGCAGGATCAATAACCAAACCGAAGA AGCCGAAATCCAAGCGCACTCCCGTTCGCTTGAGGCACAAGATTCAGAAGGCCTCGGCCGCGAAGCAGCgcaaggcgaagaaggaagccaagaagaacCCACAATGGAAGagcaagctcaagaaggacCCCGGCATCCCCAACCTGTTCCCTTACAAGGAGAAGCTGTTGAACCAGATCGAGGAGGACCGCATCAGGAAAgccgaggagcagaagcGCAGAAAAGAGATGctcaaggctgccaaggcCGCTGGATCTGAGGAGAGCAAGGATGAGAATCGCATGGACGACGACGGAGAGTTTGAGGGACTCGAGGAGGATTCCATGATGGtcgatgaggacgatgacgacaGCGAGGGGGACGACTCCAACCCTCTTGCGGCTCTCATTCGCAGCGCCCGGAAAGCGGCCGAGCAGTATgacaaggagctggagagcggtgacgacgacgagatggacgacgatgaggatgattcTTCCAACGATGAGGAGTCTGGCGCGATCGAGGTTCCAGGCGGTGCTTCGTCCCGCAAGGCCTTCGACAAGGTCTTCAAGCAAGTTGTTGACCAAGCCGACGTTGTTCTCTACGTTCTCGACGCCCGCGACCCCGAAGGCACCCGCTCGcgtgatgttgagaaggccgtgatggctgctgctaGCGGCGGCAAGCGTCTCATCTTCATTCTCAACAAGGTCGACCTGATCCCCCCACCAGTTCTCCGCGCTTGGCTCGCCCATCTCCGTCGCTTCTTCCctaccctccctctccgcgCCTCCAACCCTGCGCCCAATGCGCACGTCTTCAATCACCGCGATATCACCGTTCAGAGCACCTCCTCTGCCCTCTTCAAGGCGCTCAAGTCTTATGCCGCCTCACGCAACCTCAAGCGCGCCATCTCGGTTGGTGTCATCGGCTACCCCAATGTCGGAAAGTCCAGCGTCATCAACgctctcctctcccgcctcgGTGGCCGCAACAACCGCGCCCCTTGCCCCGCCGGTGCCGAAGCCGGTGTCACGACCTCTATCCGCGCCGTCAAGATCGACCAGaagctcaccctcctcgatTCCCCCGGTATCGTCTTCCCCTCTACCGGCTCCATCTCCAGCTTCACCCCCAAGAACCCAACCGAAGCGCACgcccacctcgtcctcctcaacgcCGTCCCACCAAAGCAAATCGACGACCCGGTTCCGGccgtcaccctcctcctcaagcgCCTCTCTGCCCAGCCAGAGCTTCTCGAGAAGATGATTCAGCTCTACGaccttccccctcttctcatcAACTCCGAGAGCGGAGACTCGACAACCGACTTCCTTGTCCAGGTCGCGAGGAAGAGAGGACGTCTCGGGAGGGGCGGTGTTCCCAACATCCAGGCTGCTGCCATGACGGTGGTGACAGACTGGAGAGACGGCAGAATCCAGGGCTGGTCGGCTGTCCCACCAGCGGTTCAGACCGGCGCCCCGGCTGCTTCGGCGAAGGGGCCGGCCAAGATTGCCAACGAGGAGGTGGGTGCCGATCAGAAGAAGATTGTCACCGAGTGGGCGCAGGAGTTCAACTTGGAGGGCTTGTGGGCCAGCATGGAGGCTGGtgcagaggaggggggtaatgaggttgagatggagtAG
- the GPP1 gene encoding DL-glycerol-3-phosphatase (COG:S; EggNog:ENOG503NV7R), with amino-acid sequence MGSIDTTGYSFTAGPETVSIDSFLFDMDGTIIDSTAAVEKHWEGIGNDIGVSPEIILQTSHGRRTIDMLKILAPEKATWEYVQSREALLPKLYGSDAVEIPGARSLLDSLIALFAPWTIVTSGSLPLVSGWLKVLHLPVPEHLVTAESVQNGKPDPACYRLGREKLGESAGEGKEVLVFEDAPAGIKAGKAAGCRVVGLVTSHSVEEVLSAGPDWVVKDLTQVRIVRREEDGRVVLEIGGLLVRN; translated from the exons ATGGGAAGCATAGACACCACCGGCTACAGCTTCACAGCCGGCCCCGAAACCGTCTCCATTGACAGTTTCCTCTTCGACATGGACGGCACAATCATTGattccaccgccgccgtaGAGAAGCACTGGGAAGG CATCGGCAACGACATCGGCGTAAGCCCCGAAATCATCCTCCAAACCTCCCACGGCCGCCGAACAATAGACATGCTCAAGATCCTCGCCCCGGAAAAGGCCACCTGGGAATACGTTCAATCCAGGgaagccctcctccccaaactctACGGCTCCGACGCCGTCGAGATCCCCGGCGCCCGCTCCCTCCTCGAttccctcatcgccctcttTGCCCCCTGGACAATCGTCACGTCTGGCTCCCTTCCCCTCGTAAGCGGGTGGCTCAAGGTCCTTCACCTGCCTGTCCCGGAACACCTCGTCACGGCGGAGTCTGTGCAAAACGGCAAGCCAGATCCGGCCTGCTATcgtttggggagggagaagctGGGTGAGTCGGCGGgtgaggggaaggaggtttTGGTGTTTGAGGATGCTCCTGCTGGGATCAAGGCTGGGAAGGCGGCTGGGTGCagggttgttgggttggtgaCTTCTCAcagtgtggaggaggttttgtcTGCTGGGCCGGATTGGGTGGTGAAGGATCTGACGCAGGTTAGGattgtgaggagggaggaggatgggagggttGTGCTggagattggggggttgttggtgaggaaTTAG
- a CDS encoding hypothetical protein (COG:K; EggNog:ENOG503P63B): MDMDYMDPYRRYAVQMQGYHGIQQQTQPQDHQYPYWSQHMVAYYQQHQQRAVMMGQGGMHMSKQTEPKPRLAKDEVELLEREFNKNPKPNSSTKRELAEQMGVEVPRINNWFQNRRAKEKQMRKTAEFEAQQAREKEASEVKESGDQEQGTVTEFYGLSNKHQPLGLSTAKFGGSDDGTDSDDGASGPQPLIESAGASSTVTPGGDTPVSPGSDYVHVKYEHVKSPVHRSQDTSDLDQPSTAMSAFTTPQQEINFQQPTPFSFRQANPELLDGLSGHELHRVQSQDHIDTGETSHFGSFPDRDYFASPLIPRFPSEMIPENLVSAETELLQRRVSEENLVKCEALSPTSLPESPLTVSDLRFKSPPPPADIAGRRKLRRPAPLGPSSLRGGAGPKAGIEAPRRSETASPMRRISSATGGLGGRVQKTFMGPGGPRSPFAMERNKEALLQSLQDGQSPAMASLNSAMSPLSPGGHNQSAREGTVGISSSDEEAGFTYGSLGAVGGFSMYKSETTMKTPPGTPGLQMGMQDAYFTGSMDHAWNFAPQDEPLPTPSLCSHGGSELEFSMAPQMPGYVASQPVTPSFPPQSMGPTYNGFFGPSLAQTEYHFPDSYATEPSARSSPTNMPRSKQFQFAQNITPQDFSADKS; the protein is encoded by the exons ATGGACATGGACTACATGGACCCTTACCGCCGATACGCCGTTCAGATGCAGGGCTATCATGGCATCCAGCAACAAACACAGCCCCAGGACCACCAGTATCCGTATTGGAGTCAGCATATGGTGGCCTactaccaacaacaccagcaaagAGCAGTGATGATGGGACAGGGAGGCATGCACATGTCCAAACAGACAGAGCCCAAGCCAAGACTGGCAAAGGACGAGGTGGAATTGTTGGAGCGCGAATTCAACAAGAACCCCAAGCcaaacagcagcaccaagcGCGAGCTCGCTGAGCAAATGGGAGTGGAGGTTCCCAGGATCAAC AATTGGTTCCAAAACCGCCGGGCAAAAGAGAAGCAGATGAGAAAGACAGCCGAATTCGAGGCGCAACAGgcaagagaaaaggaggctTCGGAGGTCAAGGAATCCGGTGACCAAGAGCAGGGTACCGTGACCGAGTTCTACGGCCTGAGCAACAAGCACCAACCTCTTGGGTTATCAACTGCCAAGTTTGGGGGGAGCGATGATGGCACTGATAGCGATGATGGCGCTTCAGGACCACAGCCTCTCATCGAGTCAGCGGGCGCTTCATCCACAGTAACGCCTGGAGGTGACACTCCAGTAAGCCCAGGGAGTGATTACGTTCACGTCAAGTATGAACACGTCAAATCGCCCGTTCACCGCTCACAAGACACATCGGACCTTGACCAGCCGTCAACAGCCATGAGCGCGTTCACCACGCCCCAACAGGAGATCAACTTTCAGCAGCCGACGCCTTTCAGCTTCAGGCAGGCGAACCCGGAGCTTTTGGATGGCTTGTCGGGCCATGAGCTGCACAGAGTCCAAAGCCAGGATCATATCGATACAGGGGAAACAAGTCACTTCGGCTCGTTCCCTGACCGAGACTATTTTGCGTCACCTCTCATCCCACGCTTCCCGTCTGAAATGATACCCGAAAACTTGGTCAGCGCCGAAACCGAGCTTCTCCAACGCCGAGTATCCGAGGAAAATTTGGTGAAATGTGAAGCTCTGTCGCCGACTTCCTTGCCCGAGTCGCCTTTGACAGTGTCAGACTTGCGCTTCaaatccccaccacccccagctgATATCGCTGGCCGCAGGAAATTGCGACGTCCAGCGCCTCTCGGACCATCCTCCTTGAGAGGTGGCGCTGGGCCGAAGGCGGGCATTGAAGCTCCTCGAAGATCAGAAACGGCAAGCCCGATGAGACGCATCTCTTCCGCTACGGGAGGCCTAGGTGGGCGCGTACAAAAGACGTTCATGGGACCAGGTGGACCGAGGTCCCCGTTTGCGATGGAGCGCAACAAGGAGGCGCTTCTTCAGAGTCTCCAGGACGGCCAATCTCCCGCAATGGCTTCTTTGAACAGCGCCATGTCACCGTTGAGCCCTGGGGGACACAATCAGAGCGCGCGTGAAGGAACAGTTGGTATCAGTTCTTCAGATGAAGAGGCTGGCTTTACGTATGGGTCCCTTGGTGCCGTGGGCGGGTTTTCCATGTATAAATCCGAGACCACCATGAAGACACCACCAGGGACTCCGGGTCTACAAATGGGTATGCAAGACGCATACTTCACAGGCTCCATGGACCACGCCTGGAATTTCGCCCCACAGGACGAACCCCTTCCCACGCCAAGCCTCTGCAGCCACGGGGGATCCGAGCTTGAGTTCTCGATGGCGCCTCAGATGCCTGGTTATGTGGCCAGCCAGCCTGTGACACCCTCATTTCCGCCACAGTCCATGGGCCCAACATACAACGGTTTTTTTGGCCCTTCGCTCGCCCAAACCGAATATCACTTCCCCGACTCTTATGCAACTGAGCCATCAGCACGATCTTCGCCCACCAACATGCCACGATCGAAGCAATTCCAGTTTGCTCAAAATATCACCCCCCAGGACTTCAGTGCGGACAAGTCATAA
- the SSK2 gene encoding Suppressor of Sensor Kinase (SLN1) (BUSCO:EOG092605FC; EggNog:ENOG503NVEY; COG:T) — protein sequence MASETSPRTVRFSQTEDDQFVRPERFNGRAIAVPSDSELAVSSGDLHLLTDRHLLEQHDELGSLARYADAPVHSGIMQPHPSTGLANGAASRQRGTADSAHYGNGATPRPQRPTGPARTPSNTYQPYTARRPQQPPPSSYIGATPTHPRDGSRPRPLAGSSTFRAQEREYVRRLRQQDHGNSDYFDAYGSGEQYDSDSEGETPSSEGPFDSYEDAHIMFVNSEESQITEEDLRDPQNRERLEWHGMLEAVLTGDVVRQEKKRLIGSADEEAGRSAHKAELWLAIRAKICDRHLPVQKRMTEEAQAGLDRLVNEVINFSIAGQSEAGKPPIGQVRDAIAKIDKIESLYPSSTALVAALKPGAYEAYEETCESVISWYNVNEMINTELSILKRWVGNEALDFHKPGGGNGLGDDTSFMDRLLKEEGLKSLHEDNGADGKNLRRRSMLDGISRVIEKAKRTLIDKAQGFQKRHLPPYIEELLTLISFPSRLIEEIIKVRLAYAKKMKDSAQQNPLMQDQMISQFQIILKLAIKIRSEYMMISAPEPWWDLPPCIDEDFDRVILDALKYYFKMLNWKLSGNKNTFKEAELLFQEWEFGNEIGSHLTRGDIEAAEQFSSLTFKAFNRLHQTFEKELQRKPKESVTEMTKRYKQTLDSVRVRQRMLQRFSRMLSENYENACDFTIAWGPEKLQDLYDRLMDTHHFQVYTGSPEHKGIHIIASPSLANRPDVIQRLMGTFSYDVIAEDPAEPYLLIIKAENAPNWFGSKLSLSVREEPLDIKLGHMRLIAGGSQHVLVNARKAFLETIDMHIDIVVEQRSTLHKVNLRLMEIRKVAFKLSNAFMDSVETIRRQTKGLNCQELIQTCFIFATEFGQRSLLYMDNNRRTMNNMKLTKLALDWVSFICDDCVPSDRKTFRWTVQALEFAMVMTRGKHMLALGDDEYVKLRTKVAGCMALLISHFDIMGARSNVAAQAEKQRMETLISQMKRLNKGQIMDDEMAASCVTERRLEELVKVDDIRKQILVERSAMGRVLEVSNEVDRSLAWLSSTANNFTIRWQQGQFVGGGTFGNVYAAMNLDTGQLMAVKEIRLQDPKLIPNVAHTIRDEMRVLESVDHPNVVSYFGIEVHRDRVYMFMEFCSGGSLANLLEHGRIEDEQVIMVYALQLLEGLAYLHELRIAHRDIKPENILLDHNGIIKYVDFGAAKLIARQGRTLVQDITSTKPNKSMTGTPMYMSPEVIKGENPGHFGAVDIWSLGCVILEMATGRRPWANLDNEWAIMYNIAQGNPPQLPTSDQLSPQGIDFLRRCFVRDSKKRATAIELLQHEWIMTIRNRVVEPSTPSSDASSTQNTPTTASASTKGSAGPDGFY from the exons ATGGCCAGCGAAACATCACCCCGTACCGTCCGCTTCTCGCAGACCGAAGACGACCAGTTTGTGCGGCCCGAGAGGTTCAATGGCCGTGCGATAGCGGTGCCATCTGACTCGGAGCTTGCGGTATCATCGGGAGATCTGCATTTGCTTACAGATCGCCATTTGCTAGAACAGCATGACGAACTTGGCTCTCTGGCTCGCTATGCCGACGCTCCAGTCCACTCCGGCATCATGCAGCCACATCCTTCCACGGGCCTCGCGAACGGCGCGGCCAGTCGCCAACGTGGCACGGCCGACTCGGCTCACTATGGGAATGGCGCTACGCCACGACCTCAACGCCCCACGGGACCTGCTAGAACACCTTCGAATACCTACCAGCCATATACCGCGCGAAGGCCACAACAGCCCCCACCCTCGTCCTACATAGGAGCTACTCCAACTCACCCCCGAGACGGATCGCGACCACGACCGTTGGCAGGAAGCTCGACGTTCCGAGCCCAGGAGCGAGAGTACGTCCGAAGGTTACGCCAGCAAGACCACGGTAACAGCGACTACTTCGACGCTTACGGCTCTGGCGAGCAGTACGATTCAGATTCCGAGGGCGAAACCCCATCTTCAGAGGGTCCATTCGACAGCTACGAAGATGCGCACATCATGTTTGTCAACAGCGAAGAGAGTCAGATCACAGAAGAGGACCTAAGGGATCCCCAGAATCGGGAGCGGTTAGAATGGCACGGCATGCTCGAGGCGGTACTGACTGGCGATGTTGTCCgccaggagaagaagcgtCTTATCGGTTCGGCGGATGAGGAAGCAGGGAGAAGCGCTCACAAGGCTGAGCTATGGTTGGCCATCCGTGCAAAAATATGCGACAGACACTTGCCGGTTCAAAAGAGGATGACCGAGGAGGCTCAGGCGGGCTTGGACCGCTTGGTCAATGAGGTCATCAATTTCTCCATTGCTGGGCAGAGTGAGGCCGGAAAACCTCCCATCGGCCAGGTCCGCGacgccatcgccaagatTGACAAGATCGAGAGTCTTTATCCCTCCAGCACGGCCCTCGTTGCGGCGCTTAAGCCCGGGGCCTATGAGGCGTACGAGGAGACATGTGAATCTGTTATATCTTGGTACAACGTCAACGAAATGATCAACACGGAATTGTCAATCTTGAAGAGATGGGTTGGCAATGAAGCCCTCGATTTCCACAAGCCAGGTGGCGGAAACGGTCTGGGCGATGATACCTCGTTCATGGACCGTCTCTTGAAGGAAGAGGGCCTCAAGTCGCTTCATGAGGACAATGGTGCTGATGGCAAAAAtctcaggaggaggagcatgcTGGACGGAATCTCGCGAGTTATCGAAAAGGCGAAGCGCACCCTGATCGACAAGGCCCAGGGCTTTCAAAAgcgccatctccccccttatATCGAGGAGCTGCTCACCTTGATCAGCTTTCCGTCAAGACTTATTGAGGAAATCATCAAGGTGCGGCTAGCTTATGCCAAAAAGATGAAGGACTCGGCACAGCAGAACCCTCTGATGCAAGACCAGATGATCTCACAATTCCAAATCATCTTGAAACTTGCCATCAAAATCAGGTCCGAGTACATGATGATCTCAGCACCAGAACCTTGGTGGGATTTACCCCCTTGCATCGACGAAGATTTTGACAGGGTCATTTTGGATGCGCTCAAATACTACTTCAAGATGCTGAACTGGAAGCTCAGCGGGAACAAGAACACCTTCAAGGAGGCAGAATTGCTGTTTCAGGAGTGGGAGTTTGGAAACGAAATTGGCAGTCATCTCACGCGCGGAGATATTGAGGCTGCTGAACAGTTCAGTTCACTGACCTTCAAGGCCTTCAACCGACTTCACCAGACCTTTGAGAAAGAACTGCAGAGGAAACCCAAAGAGAGTGTGACCGAGATGACGAAGCGGTACAAGCAAACTCTGGACTCCGTTCGTGTGCGTCAGAGAATGCTGCAGCGCTTCTCCAGGATGCTCAGCGAGAATTACGAAAATGCCTGTGATTTCACCATTGCCTGGGGCCCAGAAAAGCTCCAAGACCTCTATGATCGGCTGATGGACACGCACCACTTCCAAGTTTACACGGGCAGCCCCGAACACAAAGGCATCCACATCATCGCATCGCCTTCGTTAGCAAACCGCCCGGACGTGATCCAGCGTCTTATGGGCACCTTCTCCTACGATGTCATCGCAGAAGACCCCGCAGAACCCTACCTCCTGATCATCAAGGCTGAAAACGCACCTAACTGGTTCGGCTCCAAGCTTAGCTTGTCAGTGCGGGAAGAACCACTCGATATCAAGTTGGGCCACATGAGACTCATTGCGGGTGGTTCACAACATGTCTTGGTGAACGCAAGAAAGGCGTTTTTGGAGACGATTGATATGCACATTGACATTGTGGTCGAACAGAGGTCAACTTTGCACAAGGTGAACCTTCGCCTCATGGAGATCCGCAAAGTTGCTTTCAAGCTGTCAAATGCCTTCATGGACAGTGTGGAGACAATTCGACGGCAGACCAAGGGTCTGAACTGTCAGGAGCTCATACAGACCTGCTTCATATTCGCTACTGAGTTCGGTCAGCGCTCCTTGCTGTACATGGACAACAACCGGAGGACGATGAACAACATGAAGCTTACCAAGCTGGCGCTGGACTGGGTTAGCTTTATCTGTGATGACTGCGTTCCCTCTGATCGCAAGACGTTCCGCTGGACTGTACAGGCGCTTGAGTTTGCCATGGTCATGACCAGAGGCAAGCACATGCTAGCGCTTGGCGACGATGAATATGTCAAGTTACGGACCAAGGTTGCTGGGTGCATGGCTCTGTTGATTTCGCATTTCGATATCATGGGCGCCAGGTCAAACGTTGCGGCCCAGGCTGAGAAACAGCGCATGGAGACGCTTATCAGCCAGATGAAGCGACTGAACAAGGGCCAGATTATGGATGACGAAATGGCCGCGAGCTGTGTAACAGAGCGCCGCCTTGAGGAGCTGGTCAAGGTTGACGATATTCGAAAGCAAATCCTTGTAGAACGGTCAGCAATGGGCCGAGTCTTGGAGGTGTCAAACGAGGTCGACCGCTCGCTCGCCTGGCTCTCATCAACAGCCAACAACTTTACCATCCGCTGGCAACAAGGGCAGTTTGTCGGCGGTGGCACGTTTGGCAATGTCTACGCTGCCATGAACCTTGACACAGGCCAGCTTATGGCGGTGAAGGAGATTCGCCTGCAAGACCCCAAGCTTATTCCCAACGTTGCTCATACGATTAGGGACGAAATGCGCGTTTTGGAATCTGTGGATCACCCCAACGTTGTATCGTACTTTGGTATTGAGGTACACCGCGATCGTGTCTACATGTTTATGGAGTTTTGCTCAGGTGGCTCGCTTGCCAACTTGCTGGAGCACGGGCGTATCGAGGATGAGCAAGTCATCATGGTGTATGCTCTGCAGCTTCTCGAGGGTTTGGCGTACTTGCATGAGTTGAGGATCGCCCACCGTGATATCAAGCCAGAGA ACATCCTCCTTGACCACAATGGCATCATCAAATACGTCGATTTCGGCGCCGCCAAACTGATCGCTCGCCAGGGCCGAACACTCGTGCAAGACATCACCAGCACGAAGCCCAACAAGTCCATGACTGGAACGCCCATGTACATGTCTCCCGAGGTGATCAAGGGCGAGAACCCGGGCCACTTTGGTGCCGTTGACATTTGGTCCCTCGGCTGCGTCATCCTCGAGATGGCGACTGGGAGACGCCCCTGGGCCAATCTCGACAACGAGTGGGCCATCATGTACAACATCGCCCAGGGAAACCCGCCGCAACTCCCGACGTCGGACCAGCTCAGCCCGCAAGGGATTGACTTTTTGAGGAGGTGCTTCGTGCGCGACTCGAAGAAGAGGGCGACAGCGATTGAGCTGCTGCAGCACGAGTGGATCATGACGATTAGGAACCGGGTCGTGGAGCCCTCGACGCCTAGTAGCGATGCGAGCAGCACACAGAACACGCCAACTACTGCGTCTGCTTCCACGAAGGGGAGTGCCGGGCCGGATGGGTTTTACTGA